A single genomic interval of Aegicerativicinus sediminis harbors:
- a CDS encoding DUF5522 domain-containing protein — protein MHEKPKVEEGDFYITPEGYRCFTEQYHLKRGYCCESGCRHCPYGYNTKRNTYNSK, from the coding sequence ATGCACGAAAAGCCGAAAGTCGAGGAAGGAGATTTCTATATCACACCGGAAGGATATCGCTGTTTTACCGAACAATACCACTTAAAGCGCGGATATTGTTGTGAAAGTGGCTGTCGCCACTGCCCTTATGGATATAACACAAAACGAAACACTTATAATTCTAAATAA